In Myotis daubentonii chromosome 10, mMyoDau2.1, whole genome shotgun sequence, one genomic interval encodes:
- the TMEM176B gene encoding transmembrane protein 176B, with protein MAQSMVTVNGVDVNSILSQPTHINIHIHQESFLTQLLKVGGSLKEFFIGPRDTSPPMTRINYGPLAGGVTQILLGAVSCAFGVFLYFGPWTELCGSGCAFWAGSVAIIAGVGTIVHEKQRSILSSRVSGLLTLAGIGTAVAAVVLCVKSITWESDDLLSSLCDHPAPPTTTTDYRWRRRSYRNSDWWEDPCKISMELLKNLFLGIRILLLAVCTLQVIVSLASLGLGLRSLCGQSSQPMGEEETESQGENSVPTSPSKEKTTSAMVQ; from the exons ATGGCTCAAAGCATGGTGACTGTGAATGGGGTCGACGTGAACTCTATACTGTCCCAGCCCACCCACATCAACATCCACATCCACCAGGAATCGTTTTTGACACAACTGCTAAAAGTTGGGGGCTCCCTGAAGGAGTTCTTCATTGGCCCTCGGGACACTAGCCCTCCCATGACCAGGATAAACTATGGGCCACTGGCAGGAGGG GTGACCCAGATATTGCTGGGGGCTGTGAGCTGTGCCTTTGGAGTGTTTTTGTACTTTGGGCCCTGGACTGAGCTGTGTGGTTCAGGCTGCGCCTTCTGGGCAGGGTCTGTG GCTATTATAGCAGGAGTTGGGACCATTGTCCATGAGAAGCAGCGGAGCATACTTTCA AGTCGGGTGTCAGGCCTGCTCACCCTGGCTGGCATTGGCACAGCCGTGGCTGCCGTTGTCCTCTGTGTGAAGAGCATAACTTGGGAGAGTGACGACCTCTTGAGCTCCCTGTGTgatcacccagcccctcccaccacaacCACTGATTACAGATGGAGGCGGAGAAGCTACCGAAACTCAGATTGGTGGGAGGATCCGTGTAAGATCTCTATGGAGTTACTGAAG AACTTGTTCCTAGGAATCCGTATTCTGCTCCTGGCTGTCTGTACCCTACAGGTCATTGTATCCTTggcttccctgggcctgggccttcgAAGCTTGTGTGGCCAGAGCTCCCAGCCCATG GGTGAGGAAGAAACCGAGAGTCAGGGGGAGAATTCAGTGCCGACCTCTCCCTCCAAGGAGAAGACCACGTCTGCCATGGTTCAGTGA